One genomic window of Micrococcus flavus includes the following:
- a CDS encoding PH domain-containing protein, giving the protein MRLEPGEQVVVRTRRHPRALLGAASALVATAFLLGLGRGVLARPGLPGVVDRAAPWLDALLWAAAALAVLLGTLRPLLVWLTGRTVLTTARLIRRTGLGGGPDGAMPLVAIADVERRGRGSGAGDLLVLFQEPVRQVYWRLADVPEAARFEELLAETTRRARTVSWPAADLGGGPR; this is encoded by the coding sequence ATGCGGCTCGAGCCCGGCGAGCAGGTGGTGGTGCGCACGCGCCGCCATCCCCGCGCGCTCCTCGGCGCCGCCTCCGCCCTGGTGGCCACCGCCTTCCTGCTCGGCCTGGGGCGGGGCGTGCTGGCCCGCCCGGGCCTGCCCGGCGTCGTGGACCGGGCCGCCCCGTGGCTGGACGCGCTCCTGTGGGCCGCGGCCGCGCTGGCCGTCCTGCTGGGCACCCTCCGTCCCCTGCTGGTCTGGCTGACCGGCCGCACCGTGCTCACCACCGCGCGCCTGATCCGCCGCACGGGCCTCGGCGGCGGACCGGACGGCGCCATGCCGCTGGTGGCCATCGCGGACGTGGAGCGCCGCGGCCGCGGCTCGGGCGCCGGCGACCTGCTGGTCCTGTTCCAGGAGCCGGTCCGTCAGGTGTACTGGCGCCTCGCCGACGTCCCCGAGGCCGCCCGCTTCGAGGAGCTGCTCGCCGAGACCACCCGCCGCGCCCGGACCGTCTCCTGGCCCGCCGCCGACCTGGGGGGAGGACCCCGATGA
- a CDS encoding biotin--[acetyl-CoA-carboxylase] ligase has protein sequence MGRLTWLDTVDSTQDALLRLLNGPAGPSGAGGTTPAPAHGDVLATADQRAGRGRHGRVWEAPPGSSLALSVLLRPAGPSGPLAPAHWSWISLVAASAVAGLLADRGAPTHVKWPNDVLAEDGRKLCGVLATVAPGGGVVVGTGVNLAFPGGPPAPTATALADWVPAAAVPAPRALAEELRAAVVTAADAFAAALDGVADPVGGTHPAVAPVAARLSTPGRSVRAELPDGTALEGEAVGLGPGGVLRVRTGGEGREILETEISAGDVVHLRGDVRRGR, from the coding sequence ATGGGACGACTCACATGGCTGGACACGGTGGACTCCACACAGGACGCCCTGCTGCGCCTGCTGAACGGGCCGGCGGGCCCGTCCGGGGCGGGGGGCACGACGCCGGCCCCCGCCCACGGCGATGTGCTCGCCACCGCGGACCAGCGCGCCGGGCGCGGACGCCACGGCCGGGTCTGGGAGGCCCCGCCCGGGTCCTCCCTGGCGCTGTCCGTACTGCTGCGCCCGGCGGGGCCCTCCGGCCCGCTGGCCCCGGCCCACTGGAGCTGGATCTCCCTCGTGGCCGCCTCGGCGGTGGCCGGGCTCCTGGCGGACCGGGGCGCCCCCACGCACGTCAAGTGGCCCAACGACGTGCTCGCCGAGGACGGCCGCAAGCTGTGCGGCGTGCTGGCCACCGTGGCCCCGGGCGGCGGCGTGGTGGTGGGCACGGGCGTGAACCTGGCCTTCCCGGGCGGGCCCCCGGCCCCCACCGCCACCGCGCTCGCGGACTGGGTCCCGGCCGCCGCCGTGCCCGCGCCGAGGGCGCTCGCGGAGGAGCTGCGCGCCGCCGTCGTCACCGCCGCGGACGCGTTCGCCGCGGCCCTGGACGGCGTGGCCGACCCCGTGGGCGGGACCCACCCCGCCGTGGCTCCCGTGGCGGCGCGGCTGAGCACTCCCGGCCGGTCCGTGCGGGCCGAGCTGCCGGACGGCACGGCGCTCGAGGGGGAGGCCGTGGGGCTGGGCCCCGGAGGGGTCCTGCGGGTCCGGACCGGCGGCGAGGGCCGTGAGATACTCGAGACCGAGATCAGCGCCGGCGACGTGGTCCACCTGCGGGGGGACGTGCGCCGGGGCCGGTGA
- a CDS encoding DUF1622 domain-containing protein, protein MEETIQAVIGVVILVVESLGAAAVAVGAVAAVVLLVRGWLGGDRHGITRARVALGRALALALEFQLAADVLATAVAPTWDMIGRLAAIAAIRTALNHFLAKEIAEQQEVMARDEDVLPARPARRRAARVD, encoded by the coding sequence GTGGAGGAGACCATCCAGGCCGTGATCGGCGTCGTGATCCTGGTGGTGGAGTCCCTGGGAGCGGCCGCCGTGGCGGTGGGCGCCGTGGCCGCCGTCGTCCTGCTGGTGCGCGGCTGGCTGGGCGGGGACCGGCACGGGATCACGCGGGCGCGGGTCGCGCTCGGCAGGGCCCTGGCGCTGGCCCTGGAGTTCCAGCTGGCGGCGGACGTCCTGGCCACCGCCGTGGCGCCGACGTGGGACATGATCGGGCGTCTGGCGGCCATCGCCGCCATCCGGACCGCGCTCAACCACTTCCTCGCCAAGGAGATCGCCGAGCAGCAGGAGGTCATGGCCCGGGACGAGGACGTCCTGCCCGCCCGCCCCGCGCGCCGGCGGGCCGCGCGCGTAGACTGA
- a CDS encoding acyl-CoA carboxylase subunit beta, with protein MTDPDLSTTAGRLADLHRRLEATAAPGGEAAVQRQHARGKHTARERVDLLLDEGSFVELDALSTHRTTAFGMDAKHPAGDGVVAGFGTVDGRQVAVYSQDFTVFGGSLSERNGQKIVKVQEFAARNGCPVIGILDGGGARIQEGVASLAQFADIFRNNVLASGMVPQISLIMGPSAGGAAYSPALTDVVVMVDRTSHMFITGPDVIKTVTGEDVDMETLGGARSHNSTSGTAHYMASSEEDAIAYVQDLLEFLPSNNLAEAPAFEPASLEVTEEDEALDTIVPDSANQPYDMLEVVSALVDDGQLLQLQEMYAPNVITGLARMDGMSVGVVANQPQQLAGTLDIAASEKAARFVRFCDAFNIPILTLVDVPGFLPGTDQEFNGIIRRGAKLIYAYAEASVPKLTVITRKAFGGAYIVMGSKKLGADLNLAWPSAQIGVMGPQGAVNILYRRELQAAEEAGEDVEARRAQIVADYEAELLNPYQAADLGYVDAVVPPRQTRAQLVRALRATHHKREARPAKKHGNMPL; from the coding sequence GTGACCGACCCCGACCTCAGCACCACCGCCGGCCGGCTGGCCGACCTGCACCGCCGCCTCGAGGCCACCGCGGCCCCCGGCGGGGAGGCCGCCGTGCAGCGTCAGCACGCCCGCGGCAAGCACACCGCCCGCGAGCGCGTGGACCTGCTGTTGGACGAGGGCTCGTTCGTGGAGCTGGACGCCCTGTCCACGCACCGCACCACCGCGTTCGGCATGGACGCCAAGCACCCGGCCGGCGACGGCGTGGTGGCCGGCTTCGGCACGGTGGACGGCCGCCAGGTGGCCGTCTACTCGCAGGACTTCACCGTGTTCGGCGGATCGCTGTCCGAGCGCAACGGCCAGAAGATCGTGAAGGTGCAGGAGTTCGCCGCGCGCAACGGGTGCCCGGTGATCGGCATCCTCGACGGCGGCGGCGCGCGCATCCAGGAGGGCGTGGCCTCCCTGGCGCAGTTCGCGGACATCTTCCGCAACAACGTGCTGGCCTCGGGCATGGTCCCGCAGATCTCCCTGATCATGGGCCCCTCGGCCGGCGGCGCCGCGTACTCGCCGGCGCTGACCGACGTCGTCGTGATGGTGGACCGGACCTCGCACATGTTCATCACGGGCCCGGACGTGATCAAGACCGTCACGGGCGAGGACGTGGACATGGAGACCCTGGGCGGCGCCCGGTCCCACAACAGCACCTCCGGCACCGCGCACTACATGGCCTCCTCCGAGGAGGACGCGATCGCCTACGTCCAGGACCTGCTGGAGTTCCTGCCCTCGAACAACCTGGCCGAGGCCCCCGCGTTCGAGCCGGCCTCCCTCGAGGTGACGGAGGAGGACGAGGCGCTGGACACGATCGTCCCGGACTCGGCGAACCAGCCGTACGACATGCTCGAGGTGGTCTCCGCGCTGGTGGACGACGGCCAGCTGCTGCAGCTGCAGGAGATGTACGCCCCCAACGTGATCACCGGCCTGGCCCGCATGGACGGGATGAGCGTGGGCGTGGTGGCCAACCAGCCGCAGCAGCTGGCCGGCACGCTGGACATCGCCGCCTCGGAGAAGGCCGCACGGTTCGTGCGCTTCTGCGACGCCTTCAACATCCCGATCCTCACCCTCGTGGACGTCCCCGGCTTCCTGCCCGGCACGGACCAGGAGTTCAACGGGATCATCCGCCGCGGCGCCAAGCTCATCTACGCGTACGCGGAGGCCTCGGTGCCGAAGCTCACCGTGATCACCCGCAAGGCCTTCGGTGGCGCGTACATCGTGATGGGCTCCAAGAAGCTCGGCGCGGACCTGAACCTCGCGTGGCCGTCCGCGCAGATCGGCGTGATGGGCCCGCAGGGCGCCGTCAACATCCTGTACCGCCGGGAGCTGCAGGCCGCCGAGGAGGCCGGCGAGGACGTCGAGGCGCGCCGCGCGCAGATCGTGGCGGACTACGAGGCGGAGCTGCTCAACCCGTACCAGGCCGCGGACCTGGGCTACGTGGACGCGGTGGTCCCGCCGCGCCAGACCCGCGCGCAGCTCGTGCGCGCGCTGCGGGCCACCCATCACAAGCGCGAGGCGCGCCCCGCCAAGAAGCACGGGAACATGCCGCTGTGA
- a CDS encoding acyl-CoA carboxylase epsilon subunit encodes MSAAQQAPHPGEGQEENDPVRLDGAQLEPEEMAALTAVLAQMRAQGATAVPQAGRHGRMRRPDRTLLRRGDLGLWARPGQDQWRRAAGWR; translated from the coding sequence GTGAGCGCCGCACAGCAGGCCCCCCATCCGGGCGAGGGCCAGGAGGAGAACGACCCCGTGCGCCTGGACGGCGCCCAGCTCGAGCCGGAGGAGATGGCCGCCCTCACCGCGGTGCTCGCGCAGATGCGCGCCCAGGGCGCCACGGCGGTGCCGCAGGCCGGCCGCCACGGCCGGATGCGCCGCCCGGACCGCACCCTCCTGCGCCGCGGGGACCTGGGCCTGTGGGCCCGCCCCGGCCAGGATCAGTGGCGCCGTGCCGCAGGCTGGCGCTGA
- a CDS encoding DUF885 domain-containing protein has protein sequence MTDTAAVTGAARTPTAIDALAERHVAEYLRLRPDEATAMGFPGGETEYGDLSPAGLRALDELNARTLAELEGLEPADEADRVTAAAMRERLGLEREIHATGRVELNNIASPAQGVRAVFDLMPTDTAEQWEHVAGRLENLPAALAGYTASLLAARDAGHVAAVRQVDIVIEQAEAHGAPGGFFPGLVERAGAAEAVTPALAARIRSGVEAGVQAYRDFATALREELRPHAPEEDAVGIEAYRLASRVFLGAEIDLEETYRWGQEELARIVAAQEADAERIRPGATVEEARAILDADPARKLTGTQALRDWMQGLSDEAIEAMKEHFAIPAPMDRVECMIAPTQEGGIYYTGPSEDFSRPGRMWWSVPAGEDEFTTWAETTTVYHEGVPGHHLQIATAMMARDELNLWRRSFCWTSGHGEGWALYAERLMDELGFLEDAGDHLGMLDMQRMRAARVVFDIGYHCGFAMPESEGGGAWTPERGYDFLSKHLILSEGQRRFEFTRYLGWPGQAPAYKVGQRIWEQIRAEHEAREGEDFDLKAFHTRALRLGSMGLDTLREALA, from the coding sequence ATGACCGACACCGCCGCCGTCACGGGCGCCGCCCGCACCCCCACCGCCATCGACGCTCTCGCCGAGCGACACGTCGCCGAGTACCTCCGCCTGCGCCCGGACGAGGCCACCGCCATGGGCTTCCCCGGCGGCGAGACCGAGTACGGCGACCTCTCCCCCGCCGGGCTGCGCGCCCTCGACGAGCTCAACGCCCGGACCCTGGCGGAGCTGGAGGGCCTCGAGCCGGCGGACGAGGCGGACCGCGTGACCGCCGCCGCGATGCGCGAGCGGCTGGGCCTGGAGCGGGAGATCCACGCCACCGGCCGCGTGGAGCTGAACAACATCGCCTCCCCCGCCCAGGGCGTCCGGGCCGTGTTCGACCTCATGCCCACGGACACCGCCGAGCAGTGGGAGCACGTGGCCGGGCGCCTGGAGAACCTGCCGGCGGCGCTGGCCGGCTACACCGCGTCCCTGCTCGCCGCCCGGGACGCCGGGCACGTGGCCGCGGTGCGCCAGGTGGACATCGTGATCGAGCAGGCCGAGGCGCACGGGGCGCCCGGCGGGTTCTTCCCCGGGCTCGTGGAGCGGGCCGGCGCGGCGGAGGCCGTGACCCCCGCGCTGGCCGCGCGGATCCGCTCCGGCGTCGAGGCCGGCGTGCAGGCCTACCGGGACTTCGCCACGGCCCTGCGCGAGGAGTTGCGCCCGCACGCCCCGGAGGAGGACGCCGTCGGGATCGAGGCCTACCGCCTGGCCTCCCGCGTGTTCCTCGGCGCGGAGATCGACCTCGAGGAGACCTACCGCTGGGGCCAGGAGGAGCTGGCCCGGATCGTCGCCGCCCAGGAGGCGGACGCCGAGCGCATCCGCCCCGGCGCCACCGTGGAGGAGGCCCGCGCGATCCTCGACGCGGACCCGGCCCGGAAGCTCACGGGCACGCAGGCGCTGCGGGACTGGATGCAGGGGCTCTCGGACGAGGCCATCGAGGCCATGAAGGAGCACTTCGCCATCCCGGCACCCATGGACCGGGTGGAGTGCATGATCGCCCCCACGCAGGAGGGCGGCATCTACTACACCGGCCCGTCCGAGGACTTCTCCCGCCCGGGCCGCATGTGGTGGTCCGTGCCGGCGGGCGAGGACGAGTTCACCACGTGGGCGGAGACCACCACCGTCTACCACGAGGGCGTGCCGGGCCATCACCTGCAGATCGCCACGGCCATGATGGCGCGGGACGAGCTGAACCTGTGGCGCCGCAGCTTCTGCTGGACCTCCGGACACGGCGAGGGCTGGGCCCTCTACGCGGAGCGCCTCATGGACGAGCTCGGCTTCCTCGAGGACGCCGGCGACCACCTGGGCATGCTGGACATGCAGCGCATGCGCGCGGCCCGCGTGGTGTTCGACATCGGCTACCACTGCGGCTTCGCCATGCCGGAGTCCGAGGGCGGCGGCGCGTGGACCCCGGAGCGGGGCTACGACTTCCTCTCGAAGCACCTGATCCTCTCCGAGGGCCAGCGCCGGTTCGAGTTCACCCGCTACCTCGGCTGGCCGGGCCAGGCGCCTGCCTACAAGGTGGGCCAGCGGATCTGGGAGCAGATCCGCGCCGAGCACGAGGCGCGCGAGGGCGAGGACTTCGACCTCAAGGCCTTCCACACCCGCGCCCTGCGCCTGGGCTCGATGGGCCTCGACACCCTGCGCGAGGCGCTCGCATGA
- a CDS encoding Maf family protein → MTPADDDGGRPCPGHPLLVLGSASPGRAEILRRARLPFRVVVSDVDEEALGAARPEATPEELALHLARAKGYDVAERLTAEGVECPTLVVGCDSVFELDGVAHGKPYEPEVAVERWREQSGRTGRLHTGQWVGLLTPGDDGAVPDAETCTTISADVHFAAVDEDTVRAYVATGEPLQCAGAFTIDGAGAALVESVDGDPNAVIGLSVAVLRAQCAELGLRFTDLWDSSNPGG, encoded by the coding sequence ATGACCCCTGCCGACGACGACGGCGGCCGCCCCTGCCCCGGGCACCCGCTCCTGGTGCTGGGCTCGGCCTCGCCGGGCCGCGCCGAGATCCTGCGGCGCGCCCGCCTCCCGTTCCGCGTCGTGGTGTCCGACGTGGACGAGGAGGCCCTCGGGGCGGCGCGCCCCGAGGCGACCCCGGAGGAGCTCGCCCTCCACCTGGCGAGGGCGAAGGGGTACGACGTGGCGGAGCGGTTGACCGCGGAGGGCGTCGAGTGCCCCACCCTGGTGGTGGGCTGCGACTCCGTGTTCGAGCTCGACGGCGTGGCGCACGGCAAGCCGTACGAGCCGGAGGTCGCGGTCGAGCGCTGGCGGGAGCAGTCCGGGCGCACCGGGCGCCTCCACACCGGCCAGTGGGTCGGCCTCCTGACCCCGGGCGACGACGGCGCCGTGCCGGATGCGGAGACGTGCACCACGATCAGCGCGGACGTGCACTTCGCCGCCGTGGACGAGGACACGGTGCGCGCGTACGTGGCCACGGGCGAACCCCTGCAGTGCGCTGGCGCGTTCACCATCGACGGCGCCGGCGCCGCCCTCGTGGAGTCGGTGGACGGAGACCCGAACGCGGTGATCGGCCTGTCCGTGGCGGTGCTGCGCGCGCAGTGCGCGGAGCTGGGCCTGCGGTTCACGGACTTGTGGGATTCCTCCAACCCGGGCGGGTGA
- a CDS encoding acetyl/propionyl/methylcrotonyl-CoA carboxylase subunit alpha, protein MTTTSGPQVTPASPDGRVRRFSRVLIANRGEIAVRVVRACQDEGLTSVAVYAEPDRDALHVKLADEAVALGGETAADSYLLMQKILDAAERSGADAVHPGYGFLSENADFARAVEAAGLVWIGPPPEAIDALGDKVSARRIATEVGAPLAPGTTSPVNGTDEVVAFADEFGLPVAIKAAYGGGGRGIKVARTREEIPELYESAVREAVAAFGRGECFVERFLDRPRHVETQCLADAHGDVVVVSTRDCSLQRRNQKLVEEAPAPFLTDEQNARLVESSKALLKAAGYVGAGTCEFLVGQDGTLSFLEVNTRLQVEHPVTEEVTGIDLVREQFRLARGEALGYGDPEVRGHSFEFRLNGEDPGRNFLPAPGTLSTFRMPSGPGVRVDAGVVEGETVSGAFDSMVAKLIVTGATRRQALQRAARALAEAEIAGMPTVLPFHRAVVADPAFAPELQGSEAPFSVHTRWIETEFAHEIAPAQVTPAEPVEREARHTVTVEVNGKRVDVTLPTWGAAMHQLQDAAARAGAGRRRPRGGRRTGAAPATASTDALTAPMQGTVVKVAAKDGETVAEGDLIVVLEAMKMEQPLTAHRAGVVSGLTVQAGETVSAGTVIATIADAEASKD, encoded by the coding sequence ATGACCACCACCAGCGGCCCCCAGGTCACCCCCGCCTCTCCGGACGGGAGGGTCCGGCGCTTCTCCCGGGTGCTGATCGCCAACCGCGGGGAGATCGCCGTGCGCGTGGTGCGGGCCTGCCAGGACGAGGGCCTGACCTCCGTGGCCGTGTACGCCGAGCCGGACCGGGATGCGCTGCACGTGAAGCTCGCGGACGAGGCCGTGGCCCTCGGCGGGGAGACCGCCGCGGACTCCTACCTCCTGATGCAGAAGATCCTCGACGCCGCCGAGCGCTCCGGCGCGGACGCCGTCCACCCCGGCTACGGCTTCCTGTCCGAGAACGCGGACTTCGCGCGCGCCGTGGAGGCGGCCGGCCTGGTGTGGATCGGCCCGCCGCCGGAGGCGATCGACGCCCTCGGGGACAAGGTCTCCGCCCGCCGGATCGCCACCGAGGTCGGTGCCCCGCTGGCCCCCGGCACCACGTCTCCCGTCAACGGCACGGACGAGGTCGTGGCCTTCGCGGACGAGTTCGGCCTGCCCGTGGCCATCAAGGCCGCCTACGGCGGCGGCGGCCGCGGCATCAAGGTGGCCCGCACGCGCGAGGAGATCCCCGAGCTCTACGAGTCCGCGGTGCGCGAGGCCGTCGCCGCGTTCGGCCGCGGCGAGTGCTTCGTGGAGCGGTTCCTGGACCGCCCCCGCCACGTGGAGACCCAGTGCCTCGCGGACGCCCACGGCGACGTCGTCGTCGTGTCCACGCGCGACTGCTCCCTGCAGCGCCGCAACCAGAAGCTCGTGGAGGAGGCCCCGGCGCCGTTCCTCACCGACGAGCAGAACGCGCGACTCGTCGAGTCCTCGAAGGCCCTCCTGAAGGCCGCCGGCTACGTGGGCGCGGGCACGTGCGAGTTCCTCGTGGGCCAGGACGGCACGCTGTCCTTCCTCGAGGTCAACACCCGCCTCCAGGTGGAGCACCCGGTGACCGAGGAGGTCACGGGGATCGACCTGGTGCGCGAGCAGTTCCGGCTCGCGCGCGGCGAGGCCCTCGGCTACGGGGACCCGGAGGTGCGCGGCCACTCGTTCGAGTTCCGCCTCAACGGGGAGGACCCGGGCCGGAACTTCCTGCCCGCCCCCGGCACGCTGAGCACGTTCCGGATGCCCTCGGGCCCGGGCGTGCGCGTGGACGCCGGCGTGGTGGAGGGCGAGACCGTCTCCGGCGCGTTCGACTCCATGGTGGCGAAGCTGATCGTCACCGGCGCCACCCGCCGCCAGGCCCTGCAGCGTGCGGCCCGCGCCCTCGCGGAGGCCGAGATCGCCGGCATGCCCACCGTGCTGCCGTTCCACCGCGCCGTGGTGGCGGACCCGGCGTTCGCCCCCGAGCTGCAGGGCTCCGAGGCGCCGTTCTCGGTGCACACGCGCTGGATCGAGACCGAGTTCGCCCACGAGATCGCCCCCGCGCAGGTGACGCCGGCCGAGCCGGTCGAGCGCGAGGCGCGACACACCGTGACCGTGGAGGTCAACGGCAAGCGCGTGGACGTCACCCTGCCCACGTGGGGTGCGGCCATGCACCAGCTCCAGGACGCGGCCGCACGCGCCGGCGCGGGCCGGCGTCGTCCCCGCGGCGGGCGCCGGACCGGGGCCGCTCCCGCCACGGCGAGCACGGACGCCCTCACCGCGCCCATGCAGGGCACCGTGGTGAAGGTGGCCGCCAAGGACGGCGAGACCGTGGCCGAGGGCGACCTGATCGTGGTCCTCGAGGCGATGAAGATGGAGCAGCCGCTCACGGCCCACAGGGCGGGCGTGGTCTCGGGGCTGACCGTGCAGGCGGGCGAGACCGTCTCCGCCGGGACCGTGATCGCCACGATCGCGGACGCGGAGGCGTCGAAGGACTGA
- a CDS encoding MFS transporter, which produces MSHSPSAAPAAASPAGDVPRSRVIVASLIGTSIEFYDFYAYATAAVSVFPLIFFAKGDGDAALLASMATFGAAFFGRPIGAVLFGHLGDRVGRKATLIGALLTMGIATFLIGLLPTYYQIGLWAPAMLAILRFAQGLGLGGEWSGAALLATEYAQEGKRAQAAMWPQLGAPIGFLLANGLYLILVMVTGHDSTAPDMDGPFLTWVWRLPFLLSIVMVAVGLYVRFKLEETPVFQRALDQDQRVKAPLGEVFRRNWWELILGTFVMYATYVLFYLMTTWILSYAIGKEESGFLGVPYGEFLVLQLVGILFFAAFIPVSGWLADRFGRKPTLLVVTALMVVFGLSFGLWLAPETMGQGAEFNVGSMIVFLAVGMALMGLTFGPMSAVLPEMFPTNTRYTGSGIAYNVASIIGAAVTPFIAAWLVQRFDVSFVGYYLAAASLITLVALALAPETRHADLHTVTSARERRAAAR; this is translated from the coding sequence ATGTCCCACTCCCCCTCCGCCGCTCCCGCGGCGGCCTCCCCTGCCGGAGACGTGCCCCGCTCCCGCGTGATCGTGGCCTCGCTGATCGGCACGTCGATCGAGTTCTACGACTTCTACGCCTATGCCACGGCCGCCGTCTCCGTCTTCCCGCTCATCTTCTTCGCCAAGGGCGACGGCGACGCGGCGCTCCTGGCCTCGATGGCCACCTTCGGCGCCGCGTTCTTCGGCCGGCCGATCGGCGCCGTGCTGTTCGGCCACCTGGGCGACCGCGTGGGTCGGAAGGCCACCCTGATCGGCGCGCTCCTGACCATGGGCATCGCCACGTTCCTCATCGGCCTGCTGCCCACGTACTACCAGATCGGCCTCTGGGCCCCGGCCATGCTCGCGATCCTGCGGTTCGCCCAGGGCCTCGGCCTGGGCGGCGAGTGGTCCGGCGCGGCGCTGCTGGCCACGGAGTACGCCCAGGAGGGCAAGCGAGCCCAGGCGGCCATGTGGCCCCAGCTGGGCGCGCCCATCGGCTTCCTGCTGGCGAACGGCCTCTACCTGATCCTCGTGATGGTCACGGGCCACGACTCCACCGCCCCGGACATGGACGGCCCGTTCCTCACCTGGGTGTGGCGCCTGCCGTTCCTGCTGTCCATCGTGATGGTCGCCGTCGGCCTCTACGTGCGCTTCAAGCTCGAGGAGACCCCGGTCTTCCAGCGCGCCCTGGACCAGGACCAGCGCGTGAAGGCCCCGCTGGGCGAGGTGTTCCGGCGCAACTGGTGGGAGCTCATCCTCGGCACGTTCGTCATGTACGCCACCTACGTGCTGTTCTACCTGATGACCACGTGGATCCTCTCCTACGCGATCGGCAAGGAGGAGTCCGGCTTCCTGGGCGTCCCCTACGGCGAGTTCCTGGTGCTGCAGCTCGTGGGCATCCTGTTCTTCGCCGCCTTCATCCCGGTGTCCGGGTGGCTCGCGGACCGCTTCGGGCGCAAGCCCACGCTGCTTGTCGTCACCGCCCTCATGGTGGTGTTCGGCCTGAGCTTCGGCCTCTGGCTGGCCCCCGAGACGATGGGGCAGGGCGCGGAGTTCAACGTGGGGAGCATGATCGTCTTCCTGGCCGTCGGCATGGCCCTGATGGGCCTCACCTTCGGCCCGATGTCCGCCGTGCTGCCGGAGATGTTCCCCACGAACACGCGGTACACCGGCTCGGGCATCGCCTACAACGTCGCCTCGATCATCGGCGCGGCGGTCACGCCGTTCATCGCCGCGTGGCTGGTGCAGCGGTTCGACGTGTCCTTCGTGGGCTACTACCTGGCGGCGGCGTCGCTCATCACGCTCGTGGCGCTGGCCCTCGCGCCCGAGACGCGGCACGCCGACCTGCACACGGTCACGTCGGCGCGCGAGCGCCGCGCCGCTGCCCGCTGA
- a CDS encoding NAD(P)H-quinone dehydrogenase, producing the protein MTDENTTFLPSLTIIGGGPGGYEAAMVAAKLGATVTVIERQGLGGAAVLTDVVPSKTLIATADSMRRVDLARDLGVDLGDAEPRASMAEVGRRILELAGEQSRDIHRALERRGVRVILGEATVTGPHTVAVRSHDAAEGAEPETITSDAILVAVGASPRELPTAKPDGERIFNWKQVYALEELPEHLIVVGSGVTGAEFASAYNRLGAQVTLVSSRDRVLPGEDADAAQLLEHVFQEHGLDVAARCRAESVERTADGVRVHLSGDGAADRPYIDGSHALVAVGGVPNTAGLGLEEVGVELTEAGHVKVDGVSRTTVPSIYAAGDCTGQLALASVAAMQGRIAVAHLLGDALKPLRPHLLASNIFTSPEIATVGVTQEQVDSGRYQADVIRLDFATNPRAKMQGVKEGFVKIFARQGSGTVIGGVVVAPRASELIYAIALAVTHKLHVDDLADTFTVYPSMSGSIAEAARRLHVRL; encoded by the coding sequence GTGACCGACGAGAACACCACCTTCCTCCCGTCCCTGACCATCATCGGCGGCGGCCCCGGCGGCTATGAGGCCGCCATGGTGGCCGCCAAGCTCGGCGCCACCGTGACCGTGATCGAGCGCCAGGGCCTGGGCGGTGCCGCCGTCCTGACGGACGTGGTGCCCTCCAAGACCCTGATCGCCACCGCCGACTCCATGCGCCGCGTGGACCTCGCCCGCGACCTCGGGGTGGACCTCGGCGACGCCGAGCCCCGGGCCTCCATGGCCGAGGTGGGCCGCCGCATCCTCGAGCTCGCCGGGGAGCAGTCCCGGGACATCCACCGGGCCCTCGAGAGGCGCGGCGTGCGCGTGATCCTCGGTGAGGCCACCGTGACCGGCCCGCACACCGTGGCCGTGCGCTCGCACGACGCCGCCGAGGGGGCCGAGCCGGAGACCATCACCTCGGACGCCATCCTCGTGGCCGTGGGCGCCAGCCCCCGCGAGCTGCCCACCGCGAAGCCGGACGGCGAGCGCATCTTCAACTGGAAGCAGGTGTACGCCCTCGAGGAGCTCCCCGAGCACCTGATCGTGGTGGGCTCCGGCGTCACCGGCGCCGAGTTCGCCTCCGCGTACAACCGCCTGGGGGCGCAGGTGACCCTGGTGTCCTCGCGCGACCGCGTGCTGCCCGGCGAGGACGCCGACGCCGCCCAGCTGCTCGAGCACGTCTTCCAGGAGCACGGCCTGGACGTGGCCGCCCGCTGCCGCGCCGAGTCCGTGGAGCGCACCGCGGACGGCGTGCGCGTGCACCTGTCCGGCGACGGCGCCGCCGACCGCCCGTACATCGACGGCTCCCACGCCCTCGTGGCCGTCGGCGGCGTGCCCAACACCGCCGGCCTGGGCCTCGAGGAGGTCGGCGTGGAGCTGACCGAGGCCGGCCACGTGAAGGTCGACGGCGTCTCCCGCACCACCGTGCCCTCGATCTACGCGGCCGGCGACTGCACCGGCCAGCTCGCGCTGGCCTCCGTGGCCGCGATGCAGGGGCGCATCGCCGTCGCCCACCTGCTCGGCGACGCCCTCAAGCCGCTGCGGCCGCACCTGCTGGCCTCCAACATCTTCACCTCCCCGGAGATCGCCACCGTGGGCGTCACCCAGGAGCAGGTGGACTCCGGCCGCTACCAGGCGGACGTCATCCGGCTGGACTTCGCCACCAACCCGCGCGCCAAGATGCAGGGCGTCAAGGAGGGCTTCGTCAAGATCTTCGCCCGTCAGGGCTCCGGCACCGTGATCGGCGGCGTCGTGGTGGCCCCGCGCGCCTCCGAGCTGATCTACGCGATCGCGCTGGCGGTGACCCACAAGCTGCACGTGGACGACCTCGCGGACACCTTCACCGTGTACCCGTCCATGTCCGGGTCGATCGCCGAAGCCGCGCGGCGCCTCCACGTGCGTCTCTGA